The following are from one region of the Pseudomonadota bacterium genome:
- a CDS encoding metal ABC transporter ATP-binding protein, with the protein MSVEVISVDGLSFQYNAVDVLTDISFDLSEGGYIGLVGPNGSGKTTLIKLLLGFYKPTKGTVKLFGYDPAGFQDWYKIGYLPQKIVSFNPNFPATVKEIVALGLISRKKLQKRSGRADKLAVGHAMELMDITDIKNELIGELSGGQQQRALIAKAIVSEPELLILDEPTTAIDPETREKFFSILKELNEQKKVTIIIITHDTGTIGKYASKLLYLDKKIIFYGSFEAFCVSSEMSDYFGEYSQHLICHRHDAINH; encoded by the coding sequence ATGTCAGTAGAAGTCATATCAGTGGACGGATTGTCTTTTCAATATAATGCCGTGGATGTCCTCACTGATATATCCTTTGATTTGAGTGAAGGTGGTTATATCGGGCTTGTCGGTCCGAATGGTTCAGGCAAGACAACACTGATAAAACTGCTTCTCGGATTCTACAAACCGACTAAGGGGACTGTCAAACTCTTCGGTTATGACCCTGCCGGTTTTCAGGACTGGTATAAGATCGGATACCTGCCGCAGAAGATCGTTTCTTTTAATCCCAATTTTCCCGCCACAGTAAAAGAGATTGTTGCCCTGGGCCTTATTTCAAGAAAGAAGCTTCAAAAAAGGTCGGGCAGGGCCGATAAGCTTGCTGTAGGCCATGCTATGGAATTAATGGACATTACGGATATTAAAAATGAGCTTATCGGTGAGCTCTCAGGCGGACAGCAGCAGAGAGCCCTTATTGCAAAGGCAATAGTAAGCGAGCCTGAGTTGCTTATCCTTGACGAACCGACAACTGCCATTGACCCGGAGACAAGGGAGAAATTTTTCAGCATTTTGAAAGAACTTAACGAACAGAAAAAGGTAACGATTATCATTATTACCCATGACACGGGAACAATCGGCAAATATGCATCAAAACTCCTTTATCTTGACAAAAAGATCATTTTTTACGGAAGTTTCGAGGCTTTTTGCGTATCCAGCGAGATGTCGGACTATTTTGGCGAATATTCACAGCATTTGATATGCCACAGACACGATGCGATAAACCATTGA
- a CDS encoding zinc ABC transporter substrate-binding protein has protein sequence MTEDLLKARNFLSFLLILALSLAMISMISCGKKEQSPTGQKKLNIVTTLFPLYDFTRNIVGDKAQVTLLLPPGIEPHSFEPKPGDMLRINSANLFIYTGKYMEPWVEGILKGLDSKKLFVVDTSRGIVLNEEKEDKKDHDDKHGRGKIDPHMWLDLSNAQKIVDNILDSVIQKDVANRDYYTKNAAAYKTKLSEMDAKFRETFSICKKHTFIHGGHFAFNYLAKRYNLQYIAAYHGSPDAEPTPRRLIELKNKMKQYDIKYIYYEGLILPRVSEVISQETGATMLKLHGAHNISKEDMEKGITFLVVMEENLKNLKVGLECQ, from the coding sequence ATGACGGAGGATCTTCTGAAAGCCCGGAATTTCTTAAGCTTTTTGCTGATTTTAGCGCTTTCTCTTGCTATGATAAGCATGATAAGTTGCGGGAAGAAAGAACAGTCGCCAACAGGGCAAAAGAAGTTAAATATTGTTACGACCCTTTTTCCTCTTTATGACTTTACAAGAAATATCGTCGGTGATAAGGCGCAGGTAACGCTGCTTCTGCCTCCCGGTATAGAGCCCCACAGTTTTGAACCGAAACCGGGAGATATGCTGAGGATCAATAGTGCCAATCTGTTTATATACACCGGAAAGTATATGGAGCCCTGGGTTGAAGGTATTTTAAAGGGCCTGGACAGTAAGAAACTCTTTGTTGTTGACACAAGCAGGGGCATTGTTTTAAATGAGGAAAAAGAAGATAAAAAAGACCATGATGATAAGCACGGGCGTGGAAAGATAGACCCCCATATGTGGCTTGATCTGTCAAATGCACAGAAAATAGTAGATAACATCCTCGACAGCGTGATACAGAAAGATGTTGCCAACAGGGATTATTATACAAAAAATGCCGCGGCATATAAGACAAAACTGAGTGAAATGGATGCGAAATTCCGGGAAACCTTCTCAATATGCAAAAAACATACTTTTATCCACGGCGGCCATTTTGCCTTCAACTATCTCGCAAAGAGGTATAATCTCCAATATATTGCGGCATATCATGGGTCTCCTGACGCGGAGCCTACTCCGAGACGCCTCATAGAATTGAAAAACAAGATGAAACAATATGATATAAAATACATATATTATGAGGGACTCATATTGCCGAGGGTTTCCGAGGTTATATCACAGGAGACCGGAGCAACCATGCTGAAACTTCACGGTGCTCACAATATCAGCAAAGAAGATATGGAAAAAGGTATAACATTCCTCGTTGTAATGGAGGAAAACCTTAAAAACTTAAAGGTCGGGCTTGAATGTCAGTAG
- a CDS encoding transcriptional repressor → MDFLTQLKVLHMKATPKRLAILEILAKAPGYLGPEEMWNTMKGRFKNIGLPTVYRNLEELSKGEIIIKVIHPDRKLYYFYCRNAGHHHHFVCVSCRKVEDIQFCGMKEIEDEVKSALKGHVVSHLLQVYGFCNTCLRDKAISI, encoded by the coding sequence ATGGATTTTTTAACACAGTTGAAGGTGCTACACATGAAGGCTACACCGAAACGGCTGGCTATTCTCGAAATACTGGCGAAAGCGCCTGGGTATCTGGGGCCTGAAGAGATGTGGAACACGATGAAGGGGCGGTTTAAGAATATCGGCCTTCCCACTGTTTATCGGAACCTTGAAGAACTGTCAAAGGGAGAGATAATTATCAAAGTTATACATCCTGACCGCAAACTGTATTATTTTTATTGCCGTAATGCCGGCCACCACCACCATTTCGTATGTGTTTCCTGCAGAAAGGTTGAGGATATTCAATTCTGCGGGATGAAAGAAATTGAAGATGAGGTAAAAAGCGCCCTGAAAGGCCATGTGGTATCTCATTTGTTGCAGGTCTACGGGTTTTGCAATACATGCCTGAGAGACAAGGCAATATCAATATGA
- a CDS encoding metal ABC transporter substrate-binding protein gives MRKLLMIFIMFCLYATPALAKLNVVTTLPWIGSIAYSIGGDKIKVTALVKANQDPHSIEAKPSMILAARNADIIMYNGLDLEIGYLPLLIESSRNPKIQPGRPGNLDCSNFVEVIEKNTASDRSMGDVHPLGNPHYHISPKNMGRVAKGITRALSGIDPENAQIFEKNLALFNEKLKKKQNDWASKNIRGKKFVSYHKYFEYLASEYNFRIIGYVEQKPGIPPSAAYIESLIDTMKKTKPDSILTIEYYGSAGIELLTKRTGVKSIVVPHEVGSARDIHDWFGLMDAVFKSLE, from the coding sequence ATGAGAAAGCTGCTTATGATTTTCATTATGTTTTGCCTGTACGCAACCCCTGCATTGGCAAAACTTAACGTTGTGACCACATTGCCCTGGATAGGGAGCATTGCCTACAGCATCGGAGGGGATAAGATTAAAGTGACCGCTCTCGTGAAGGCAAATCAGGACCCTCATTCCATCGAGGCAAAACCAAGCATGATTCTCGCGGCTCGGAACGCGGATATTATCATGTATAACGGCCTTGACCTTGAAATCGGCTATCTCCCGCTGCTTATCGAGTCGTCACGGAATCCGAAAATCCAACCAGGCAGACCGGGGAATCTTGACTGCTCGAATTTTGTGGAAGTCATAGAAAAAAATACAGCTTCCGACAGAAGTATGGGCGATGTGCACCCCCTGGGGAATCCCCATTACCATATTTCCCCGAAAAACATGGGAAGAGTTGCAAAAGGCATTACAAGGGCATTATCCGGCATTGATCCTGAAAACGCGCAGATCTTCGAAAAAAACCTTGCCCTCTTTAATGAGAAACTTAAGAAAAAACAGAATGACTGGGCTTCAAAAAACATCCGCGGGAAAAAGTTCGTATCCTACCACAAGTATTTTGAATACCTGGCATCGGAATACAACTTCCGGATCATCGGCTATGTTGAGCAGAAACCAGGAATTCCGCCCTCCGCGGCCTACATAGAATCACTAATAGACACGATGAAGAAAACAAAGCCCGATTCAATACTTACAATAGAATATTACGGCAGCGCCGGAATTGAACTGCTAACAAAAAGAACCGGCGTAAAAAGTATTGTCGTCCCCCATGAGGTGGGTTCTGCCCGCGACATACACGACTGGTTCGGACTAATGGACGCCGTATTCAAGTCACTGGAGTAA
- a CDS encoding metal ABC transporter permease, translating into MEALNIFLFPFLACVLLILIHSYFGIHILERGIIFVDLSLAQLIGVGIAFSLLFGHDTTDKYLFSIVFAVLGAFLLSFSRQIGKFTNIEAFIGVLYIFSFAASILILDRTPHGLEEFKTILNGNIIWVGQQDVLQALALYIAIGIFHYIFRKRFFALSADGTGGFIWEFLFFLSFAMVLVKSVQMAGILQVFSFLIIPALIGKLFTDKPVKILLLGWFLGLLSTLFGLTASYKWDLPAAPLIVASLSTMFFLSLMAKVIYRKNM; encoded by the coding sequence ATGGAAGCGCTCAATATTTTTTTGTTTCCCTTTCTTGCATGTGTGCTGCTCATCCTGATCCACTCATACTTCGGCATCCATATCCTTGAAAGGGGCATTATATTTGTCGATCTCTCTCTGGCTCAACTGATCGGCGTCGGCATCGCCTTTTCCCTCCTTTTCGGTCATGACACAACGGACAAATATCTCTTTTCCATTGTTTTTGCCGTATTGGGCGCTTTCCTTCTTTCCTTTTCCCGGCAGATAGGAAAATTTACCAACATAGAGGCATTTATCGGGGTTCTTTACATTTTTTCCTTTGCCGCAAGCATTCTCATCCTTGACCGCACGCCTCACGGACTTGAAGAGTTTAAAACAATACTGAACGGCAATATTATATGGGTAGGGCAGCAGGATGTTTTACAGGCATTGGCGCTCTATATTGCCATCGGCATATTCCATTACATATTCAGGAAAAGATTTTTCGCCCTTTCCGCTGACGGAACAGGCGGGTTTATCTGGGAATTTCTGTTTTTTCTGAGCTTTGCAATGGTCCTCGTTAAATCAGTCCAGATGGCAGGCATACTTCAGGTATTTTCTTTCCTTATTATCCCTGCCCTTATCGGGAAACTGTTCACTGATAAGCCTGTAAAAATCCTGCTTCTCGGTTGGTTCCTGGGACTGCTTTCAACCCTTTTCGGTCTCACCGCTTCCTATAAGTGGGACCTTCCAGCCGCTCCGCTCATCGTGGCCTCTCTGAGCACCATGTTCTTCCTGTCCCTGATGGCAAAGGTGATATACAGGAAAAATATGTAA